DNA sequence from the Methylomonas albis genome:
TTGCTATGGCTGTTGCTGATTCCGTTGAAGACGGCACTATCCCAGCTGACGAAGCTGACGATTTGTTCATTTCTGTTGGTGTTTTCATCCACTGGTTGGCTGAAGATGATGCAAAAATCGAAGAATTCAACTACAAAGCAACCAAAGAAGCTTTGGCTCGCGCTGTTGCTGGCACTCCAACTGCGAAAGAAGTTGTTGCTGCTAAATCTGGTGCAAAACACCCATTTGCTGCTAACAACGTATAAGTTTTTAGCGACATAGGCTGTTGAAAATACCCCGGCTTGCCGGGGTATTTTTTTGCCTAAAATTTTTTCAGTATGGCGGTGTCGATATTGCCGTTATGCAAGGCGCTGGCTAACAACACAGCGGCAATCCCGATGGCTTTCAGTCGCGTCAGATCGTTAATATCCCGAACTCCGCCTGCTGCGACGATCTGTTTATCCGGATGTGCGTAGCAAAGCTTGTTTAGTTTTTCAAAGTCAGGGCCCTTATTGCTACCGACCAAATCCAAGGTCATCACCACAACGGTTCTCGGCCATAGTCCAGGACTTTCCAGCCAACGCGGATGCCCTAAAGCGTGGTTATGTTTAAAGTCCAGCGACAGGATTAGATCGGCCGTTTTTAAAGAGACGGGCAGCCGTTGCGATTCGGTGCCGATGACCGGTTTACAGTTGCGGGGCCGAGTGGCCTTAGAAAGGGCTTGATGGCTGTTGCCAGTATCTACCCAAAATTCTATGTTTGGATACTGATTGAGCAAGCCGTCTATGACCTTGTTGTGATTGCCCTTGCCATCAATGGCGTCAAGGTCGGCAATATAAAATGTTTGAAATGGATACAGCGTTAAAAAACTGGTCACGACGTCGGTAATCTCGCTGTTGTTACATATTGACGAGGTGTGATGCACGGGTTGATAACGACTGCGGTCACCGCCCGCGGCAAGGACCACGAAGCCGCCTTTTAAATCAATGACTGGAATAATCTGCATAGGTCAAGCGAGTTTTAGAATTGAGAATTCTGGTATTTGAATATATTACCGGCGGCGGTCTGGCTGGGCAGATATTGCCGGCGTCTCTGGCAGCGGAAGGCGGCATGATGTTACAGGCTTTAATCGCCGAACTGAAGTGTCTGGACGATATTCAGCTTTGCGTACCGCTGGATGCGCGTTGTAAGAAGCCGGCCTTGCTGTCGGAGCACGAAATAGTAACGTTAAGTCCGGATGCTGATATTGACAGCGTGTTGGCGGATTTGCTGAATGAAGTCGAGCTGTTTTGGCCGATCGCGCCGGAAAGTGACGGCATTTTGCAAGGTTTGGCCGAGCTGGCGGCCGAGGCGAATGTTGAGGTTTTATTATCTAATCCGGCGACATTGGCAATCTGCACCAACAAGTATGCTAGCTACCAAGTGCTGATAAAATCGACCGTTCCGGTTGTGGAAACGCGTTTGCTTAGTGATGGTGTTGCCGGGTTAGACGGAAATATTGTTATAAAAATAGCCGATGGCGTTGGCTGCATGGATAGTTTTGTACTTTGTAACGAAGAGCTGCCGGCTAAGCTTGTCGAATTAAGCGAGCCGCATCGCTATGTATTGCAAGCTTATATCTGCGGTCAGGCCGCCAGTTTGTCCGGCTTGTTTAAGCATGGTCAGGCTTGGCTTATCTGCTACAACCATCAGCAAATCGTTTTGGAACAGGGTCAATTCAGCTTGCAAGGTTGTTTAGTCAATGTGAAAACCGATAAGCTGGATTTTTATCGAAATCTGATAAAAGAAATTGCCAAAGTACTGCCGGACTTGTGGGGCTATGTGGGTATCGATATTATCGAGCATGCCGAACAAGGTCCGTTGCTGCTGGAAATCAATCCGCGTTTGACCAGCTCTTACGTAGGTATCCAGCAAGCGACCGGCATTAACGTGGCCGAGCAGGTGTTACGCTTGCGACACGCCGAGCCGGTTTTGCAGGCTAGTCGAAATGAAACGGTTCAGATCAGCATCAAATAAAAGGCACAATGAATAAGCAGATCGCAGGTTGGGATATTGGCGGCGCGCACGTCAAGTTAGCATTGCTGGATGAATCCGGCCACATCCAGGCAGTTGCGCAGCAAGCGTGTCCGCTATGGAAGGGTGTGGATCACCTGCAACGCACGCTGGCCGATTTGGCCGGTCAATTTAAGCTGCAAGATCGTCTACACGCCGTGACGATGACCGGCGAACTGGTGGATTGTTTTTCCAGTCGGGAGCAAGGTGTCACTGCTATCGTTCAGGCGGTTTGCGAGCATTTTAGCGCCGGGCAGGTATCGGTATTTGCCGGTCTGCGCGGTTTTTTGCCGGTCGCGCAAATTAAGCCGATCGATAGCATGGATATCGCCTCGGCTAACTGGTTGGCCAGCCTGGTATTGGTAGCAAAACAACTGCCAAATACCTTGTTCGTGGACATAGGCAGCACCACAACCGATATTTTGTTGGTCGAGAATTATCAACTCAATGTGCAAGGATTTACCGATTATCAGCGTTTGGTATCCGGGGAATTGGTGTATACCGGCATTATCCGTACCGCGGTAATGGCGATTGCCCAAGAAGCGGAATTCAACGGCCAACAAATGGGCTTGATGGCCGAATATTTCGCGACGATGGCCGATGTGTATCGGGTGACCGGCGACTTGAACGAAGCGCACGATCAGAGCGACACTGCCGATGGCGCGGAAAAGTCCGTGATGGCTAGCGCCCGCCGCTTATCGCGGTTGACCGGTTACGAATTCAACGAGAGCGATCACGCACTTTGGCTGGCATTTGCCAGTCACTTAAAAGCCAAGCAAAAACACAAAATTAGTCAGGCTTGTGTCAGGCAATTGCAGCGGGCGCAGACGCGCTCGGCAATTAAATTGGTCGGTGCCGGTGTCGGCCGCTTCTTAGCTAGGGACATTGCTGCGGATTTAGGCGTTGATTATCTGGACTTTACGGATTTGCTACCATCAAGCACCAAAGCCGAGGCTATCGACGCCGCCGACTGTGCACCGGCCGTTGCTGTTGCTTATCTTGCCGGTGGGTTTGGTTAAAGCCGGCGGCTGGGTTAAAATCCACGAAAT
Encoded proteins:
- a CDS encoding HisA/HisF-related TIM barrel protein translates to MQIIPVIDLKGGFVVLAAGGDRSRYQPVHHTSSICNNSEITDVVTSFLTLYPFQTFYIADLDAIDGKGNHNKVIDGLLNQYPNIEFWVDTGNSHQALSKATRPRNCKPVIGTESQRLPVSLKTADLILSLDFKHNHALGHPRWLESPGLWPRTVVVMTLDLVGSNKGPDFEKLNKLCYAHPDKQIVAAGGVRDINDLTRLKAIGIAAVLLASALHNGNIDTAILKKF
- a CDS encoding ATP-grasp domain-containing protein; protein product: MRILVFEYITGGGLAGQILPASLAAEGGMMLQALIAELKCLDDIQLCVPLDARCKKPALLSEHEIVTLSPDADIDSVLADLLNEVELFWPIAPESDGILQGLAELAAEANVEVLLSNPATLAICTNKYASYQVLIKSTVPVVETRLLSDGVAGLDGNIVIKIADGVGCMDSFVLCNEELPAKLVELSEPHRYVLQAYICGQAASLSGLFKHGQAWLICYNHQQIVLEQGQFSLQGCLVNVKTDKLDFYRNLIKEIAKVLPDLWGYVGIDIIEHAEQGPLLLEINPRLTSSYVGIQQATGINVAEQVLRLRHAEPVLQASRNETVQISIK
- a CDS encoding hydantoinase/oxoprolinase family protein → MNKQIAGWDIGGAHVKLALLDESGHIQAVAQQACPLWKGVDHLQRTLADLAGQFKLQDRLHAVTMTGELVDCFSSREQGVTAIVQAVCEHFSAGQVSVFAGLRGFLPVAQIKPIDSMDIASANWLASLVLVAKQLPNTLFVDIGSTTTDILLVENYQLNVQGFTDYQRLVSGELVYTGIIRTAVMAIAQEAEFNGQQMGLMAEYFATMADVYRVTGDLNEAHDQSDTADGAEKSVMASARRLSRLTGYEFNESDHALWLAFASHLKAKQKHKISQACVRQLQRAQTRSAIKLVGAGVGRFLARDIAADLGVDYLDFTDLLPSSTKAEAIDAADCAPAVAVAYLAGGFG